ATAGATAGTATAATGTTTAAAGAGTATGATGTTATTGTAGTTGGAGGCGGTCATGCCGGATGTGAAGCTGCCGCTGCTGCTGCAAATTTGGGTTCAAGCGTTTTACTGATTACCATGAATATGCAGGTAATCGGACAAATGTCTTGCAATCCGGCAATGGGAGGAGTTGCTAAAGGTCAAATAGTCAGAGAAATAGATGCACTTGGTGGATATTCAGGAATCGTTACTGACAAAACGATGATTCAATTTCGAATGTTGAATTTGTCAAAAGGTCCGGCTATGTGGAGCCCAAGAGCACAAAACGACAGAATGTTATTTGCCGCAGAATGGAGACACATGTTGGAAGAAACGCCAAACCTGGATTTCTGGCAAGATATGGTTACAGAAATCTTAGTCAAAGATAAGGTGGTTTCAGGAGTAAAAACGAGTTTAGGAATTGAAATCACGGCTAAATCAGTAGTATTAACCAACGGGACTTTTTTAAATGGTCTGATACATATCGGCGAAAAAAATTTTGGTGGAGGAAGGGCAGGAGAGCGCTCTGCAACCGGATTGACGGCATGTTTGAATAGCCTTGGATTCGAATCCGGCAGAATGAAAACCGGAACACCGCCAAGAGTGGACGGCAGAAGTTTGGATTACAGTAAAATGGAAGTTCAGGAGGGTGATTATCCTCCGGGAAAATTCTCATTTACAGAAACTCCAAAACTCGCCGAACAACGGTGTTGCTGGATTACCTATACCAACAAAGAAGTTCACAATATCCTGCATACAGGTTTCGACCAATCCCCTATGTTTAGCGGTCGTATTAAAGGCATCGGACCCAGATATTGCCCTTCAATTGAAGACAAAATTGAAAGATTTTCTGAGAGAGAAAGACATCAAATTTTTGTAGAACCGGAAGGGTGGAAAACAATAGAAATCTATGTAAACGGCTTCTCTACCTCATTGCCCGAAGATGTGCAGTATAAGGCTATGCTTAAAATTCCGGGATTTGAAAATGTCCGTATGTTTCGTCCGGGGTATGCCATAGAATACGATTATTTCCCTCCGGTTCAGTTAAATCATACCCTCGAAACAAAATTAGTGAGTAACCTGTTTTTTGCCGGTCAAATTAATGGCACCACCGGTTACGAAGAAGCTGCATGTCAGGGATTGATGGCCGGTATCAATGCGCACCAAAAAGTGCATGAGCTTGAACCTGTTGTTCTTAGTCGTTCTGAAGCATATATCGGTGTGTTGATAGACGACCTGATCAATAAAGGCACCGAAGAACCGTACCGGATGTTTACCTCCCGCGCCGAATACCGCATCCTCTTAAGACAAGATAATGCCGATATTCGACTGACCCCCCTGGGTTATAAATTAGGATTGGCAAGTCAGGAACGCTATGATAGAATGTTACTGAAGAAAAATCAATCTGAGTCCATTATAAAAGAATTTTTAGAATCGTCTATATCCCCTGAAGAAGTTAATCAAATATTGGAAGAAAAAGACACTCCGGCTATAAAAAACAAGGTAAAATTGATGAGCCTGTTGTTACGCCCTCAGATAGGAATGTCTGATCTTGTTAAGGTTCCCAAGGTGCTTGATTTGTTAAATGAGTATGACGCAGAAGCAGTTGAACAGGCAGAAATCAATGCCAAATATGAAAGTTATATCAACAAAGAACAGGAAATGGCCGAAAAAATGAGCCGGCTTGAAGCGATTAAGCTGTTTTCTGATTTCGATTACAGCACTTTAGTAGCCTTATCATCTGAAGCCCGTGAAAAACTCAGCAAAATAAAACCGCTTACATTAGGACAAGCAAGCAGAATTAGCGGGGTTTCTCCTTCTGATATTTCGGTCTTGCTTATACACATGGGCCGTTAATTCATAAGTTTTCCGTATTTGCAAAACTTCCTAAAAATTGCAATTCCCTTTTTGGACTTTGGCAAAATCGCGAGTTGTTTTTTTTTTGATGTTGTACTAAACAGAGGGTTTAGGTTATTGCATTCTAAAATTAATCATGGAATTTAAAAACCTGTACACCTGAACAGGGATAGATCTGTTCAGAGATATTATGATTATTGCAACTATAAAAAATTGAATTATTCCGACATTGCCGATTGAAATAAATTGAAAAACTGTTGCCCAATGTGCTATGGCAAAAACCATAAAAACCAATAAAAACAAGGCTAATTCTCTGCGCGTAAAAAATATCCGTAATAATTTTCGGTGTGGGATAAAATAGGCGAAAAAAGTAAAAAAGCGGGCAAAAAAGGAGGCTAAAACCACCCCCCAAAGTTGATAAACAGGAACCAAGAAGATATTAAGCCCTACATTCAAACTAATAGAAAACAATCCATACATCAAGAGTTTAGGAGATTTTTTTTCATAATAAATATATATATTCCCAATTTCAATCAAACTTCCGATAATATAACCGGATGCATATAGAAAAACATAGGTGGCTATGCTGTGATAATAAATGTTAGATGTTAACCAATGAATGTTTGTTACCACTACAACAACCGTTGAAGCAAATAGCACAATAAATAAATAATAGAAACGATATATAGAAATGTTATTAACCGGTGTTCCTTCAGTTTCAGATTCCTTTAGTTTAGCAAACACAAAAGGCGTTATTGCATTTTTAACAGCATAAGAAGCCAGCTCAATCGTGGAAGTAAGGACATGCAACAAGCTGTAAACACTCAACAATAACATGTTCAACATCCTTTCAATTAAAAACCGGTCCACATACATATACATCCATGCAAACACGGAAGCAGGTGTTGAGAATTTCATAAATTCCAGCGTATTTTTCAGATAGCTCCAATCGGGCTTCCAGAAAAGCTGCTTTCTGTTTTTCACGATAACCAGGGTAGCTCCAAATACAGATCCTATCGTTTTACCCCATAAAGCGCCTGTTATGCCCGCTTTAAACAAAACAATAAAGACAAGCTGCCCTATAAAACCACCCAAGGCAGTTATCAAAATCAGGGTAACATAGGCAAAAAGATTGTTTCCATTTCGCAAAAAAACGATAAAAGGAGTAACAATAGCTGCCGAAATACCCCCAATAGTTGCAATAGCCCCGTAAGGATAAAATAAAATGGAATCGTTATTGGTAAAAAGAATCGAAAAAAGAAAATTACCGAAAGGAAAAATCAGTAAAGAAAAGATTCCAATAGTCCAGATACAAAAAGTAAGTACGTTTCCGATGTACCGGTCAAGCTCTTCTTTGTTGTGGTGATAGTCGTAATAAAAGGTAAAAACACCGCCACCTATACCCAATGCACTAATTAAAGTAACAAATGAGGAATAGCTGTTCATCAGAGAAAATAAGGCGTAATCTTCATTGCTAAACCAATTTAGATAAATCGGCTGTAACAATAAAGACAAGAGTGGTTGAAAAAAAGAAAGCATCGTATAGACAACCGATGCAGATATGATTTTTTTTAACATTTTCCCGGGAAAAAGAATTTTAATTTCTGTTGCAACTTGTTTTTTGAGTTAAAATTGACAACTTGATTTCATTTGTTTCAACTTTTTTTTAACAACCAGTTTTAAAAGACGACCAAATATTAAAAAGGAAATGAAAAGTATGAGAAAAGTACCCTTCGGTATATGATTGCCATAGTTCTGACGTTTCGGGATGTTTTATATAGCATTGCCGTAAAAAAAGAGGTGGTGAGAAAAACATCACAAATCCGAACATAAAAAAGTAAAGATATTCTGTGTATGAAAATAGCCGGCAAAAAAATTTTGACCGACTACCGATTTACCCTGATTGGTGCCCATTTGTTTTTTTTAACTGGAAAGAAACCAATAATACTGTGCTAAGCAACAACAGACCTACTGCCTGATGTGCTACGCCAAAACCAACCGGAATCCCATATTTAGAAAGCAATAATACCGTTATACCCAAGGCAAACTGTATAAAGAGCAAAACCGGCAGAAAGTTGACGGTGGTTATGAAAACGGATTGACCTGTTGATATTTTTCTTGCTTTCCACCAAAATATCATGATCAGTATAAAAAGCAGATAGGCCAAACTTCGGTGAACGAACTGAATAGTAGCGATATTTTCGGTAAAATTGAGCAGAAATGGGTTCATTGAAAAGATAGTATCCGGCACAAACTGTCCGTTCATGTCGGGGAATGAGGGGTAATACATTGCCGCCCTTAATCCTGACATAAAGCCCCCGTATGAAACCTGTAAGATCAGCAATGTAATCAGTAAAAAGGTAAATTTTTTCAGAGAAGAATTGACCGGTCTTTGATCTTCAGGGATGAGTAAATCCGAAATGAACCATAAAACATAAGAAAACAACGCAACAGCCAACAACAAATGTGCAGTCAGGCGGTAATGACTTACCCAAGGCATGTCAACCAACCCGCTTTTGACCATGATCCAGCCCAATAGCCCCTGACACAAATAAAGAAACAGAAACACTAAAAAGTGGCGGATGGCAGGCCGGTCTAACTGTTTCCGGTACAGCATCACTGCAAAAATGGCTAAAATGAACAAAAATCCAATGCGCCCCCAAAGCCGGTGAAGCCATTCCCAAAAATAAATAAACTTAAACTCGGACAGAGTCATGCCTTTGTTGAGTTTGTGGTATTGCGGTGTTTCGCGGTATTTATCAAATTCAGACTGCCAGCTTTCGGCAGTTAGTGGTGGAAATGTTCCTGTTACCGGTTTCCATTCGGTTATAGACAATCCGGAACCTGTTAACCGTGTTACTCCTCCGATGATTACCTGAAAAAATATAATTACCAACGCTGCTATCAGAAAAAACCCTAACTGTCTCTTATTCTTGTCTGTCATGGGCTACATTAATAAATTGTACCGGATAATTTAAAAACCAACAAATCCCCCTGAAGGGAAGCTCTTTAGAAGGTGAATGCTTCAAACATGGATTGAGTTTGACCTAACAAACACCCTATAAAGTCAGGCACGAAGTTATGTTAAGTTAAAGGAATAACGTCCATAGGTTTGCAATTAAATCATTTACTGAAAAAGCAGTACGGTTTGCGTTTTGCAATCATTATTTCTGAAATCAAAATAAACCGTATATTAACCCGAAGATATCACGGATACTCGTAAACAGAGTGGTATCGGCTTGATTGAACAGTTAACCATCTAAATGTGGCAATTATGTTGAAAAACATCTGTGTTTTTTGCGGCTCGAATACCGGGATTTTAAAAGAATATAAGCAGCAGACTGAAGAGTTAGGGAAAATTATCGCACAACGGAATCTAAAACTAATCTATGGCGGGGGAAATGTGGGGTTAATGGGCATACTTGCCGATACTGTTCTCGGGTTGAACGGTCAGGTTGTCGGAGTAATTCCTGATTTTCTGATGCGCAAAGAAGTGGGACATACCGGATTAAATGTGCAAATAATTGTGCAAACTATGCATGAGCGCAAACAGAAGATGGCAGAACTCTCAGACGCATTTATCGTCTTGCCGGGCGGGATTGGAACGATGGAAGAGTTCTTTGAAATTTTTACCTGGGCACAACTTGGATTGCACAATAAGCCTTTCGCGATTCTCAACTCAGGAGGGTATTATCATCACCTTTTAGCCTTTTTGGATCTGGCGGTAGAACATAAATTTTTGAGCGCTGCTAACCGCAATATGATTATAACCGATACTGAAGTACAGTCGCTGTTTACAAAATTAGACAGTTATCAGCCGCCTTCAACAGAAAAATGGATGGAATTTCTGCAAACATAAACCTTGCATACATTCTTGATTATGACAACTTTGTTTTTAAACGCTGAAAGGCATTAAAACTATGCACAAGCGAAAAAATAAATCGAAAATAATGTCATAAAAAAGTAAAAAAAGTTTGCAAAAATGATTGGGCATCGTTAAATTTACAAATGGCGTAAGTATGAGATACCTACTGCTTCTGCCCAAGTATCATTAAGTTTCAGGTCCATTACTAATCCCAAACCTCTACTATTATGAAAACACTCAATAAAAGTGTGGACACCTTGGTGGAAAAGTTGGCATTAAATGTGCTAACTGATAAGCAGTTAGGTGTAATTAAAGGTGGTGACGGACGCAAACCTCCTCCTCCTGTACCAGATATAGACGATTAGGAGTTTGCAGTTTCTCAACTGCTTTTGTTGTGCAAGCCCCAAAGGTTACATCTATTTAACAGATATGTTCCTTTGGGGCTTACTTTTACCCCTACCCCTTACTTACACAACCAAAGCTTAGGCTGCGAAAACCTCCCTCTGATGTCAGCTACAAAACGACAAACTTGTTTTTTCGGGACCGTTGTTTTAATTTCGCTGTTCTTCTCAGCAAATGGCTTTGTGTTTGCTAATGAAACCGAAAGTAAGACCGTTCTTATTCAAGCATCAACTGACAGCATTAGAAAAGTTGCCGTTTCTCCCCGCAAAGCACTATTACAACTTAGCGACCAAGGCAAGGAGTTTTACCGGAACGGCGAATATGAAAATGCCTTCGGTTTTTTTGCTGAAGCACTCAAATTAGCAGTTGAACTCAACGATTATGAACAAACGCTCGGTTTACTGACCTATTTAGGGCAGATTAGCTATTTGTTGAGTGCGCATAAGGAATCTCTTGACTATTTTCACCATGCGCTCGATGTGGGTGGAAATAATATACCCCAATCCAAAAAAGCGCAGATTTACAGCGGTCTTGCAGATACCTACCTTGCTTTGGGCGACTATAACCAAGCGCTTTCCTACCAGTTAAAATCTCTCGAAATCCGAGAAACGCTTAAAGATGAAAAAGAAATAGCTAAGTCTTACTACGGACTTGGCTCTGTTTTTTTTGAACAAAAACTCTATAGTCAGGCGCTTGATTATTATAAGAAAGCGCTCGAAGTCTGGAAAAAAATTGACAATCCTCAATGGGTACTCACTACCCTTTCTGCGATTGGCACTACTTATGGCAGTATGGGCAAATGGGATCAGGCATTATATTTTGATTTGGAGGCCTTAAAGTTGGTTGAAAAAGACCAAAACAAAGATGTCTCAGCTATGGCCTACATTCTTCACAGTGCTGGTGTTAATTATACCGATTTGGGAGATTTTAAAAATGCAGAAGATTACTTATTCAGGTCGTATAAATTGGCACCTCAGACCGGGAATCAGCAGTTTGAGTCCAATACGTTGGAATCGATAGGATATATGTATATGAAGTCGGGCAAATACGAAATTTCGATTGACTATTTTAACCGCGCCTTACAAATTGCTACCAAAATCGGTGCTAAATCCGACATCGCAAAAATCAAAAACTCTCTGGCTGAGGCTTATCATAAAACCGGTAATCAGGAAGCCGCTTATCAATACCTTAAGCAACATGCTACTTTAAAAGACTCGCTCCTGACAAGTGAAATGATTGACAGGATGAACAACCTCCAAAACAGCTACGAAATACAGAAAAAGGAAAAAGAAGTAGCCTTATTAACTTCAAAGAACAAATTGAAAAAGCTGTATCTTTATTTTGCTTCGCTCGGTGGTTTGGCACTGATCGTGTTGCTTTGGTTAGCTTACGGACGATATAAAGCAGAAACCAAAGCCAAATATCTGGTTGAGATGAAAAATGCCGAAATCGAGGTGCAAAACAAAAAACTGGCAGTCTCCAACAGCGATTTGGAGCAGTTTGCCTATGTGGCATCTCACGATTTAAAAGAGCCGCTCCGAATGATCAATAACTATTCTAACCTGCTTAACAAACGTTATCAAAACAAAATTGACGAATCCGGTAAAGAGTTTTTATACTATATATCGGATGCGGCAACCCGTATGGATAAATTGTTAGACGGACTGCTTGAATATTCAAGGGTGAACCGCAAAAACTTAGATTCAAAAAATATAAACCTCGCCGAAGTGGTAAAAACCGTTACCAACACACTTCAGGAAAGGATTAAACAAACCAAAGCCAAAGTTTATATAGGCAAACTGCCCTCTATTCAGGCTAACTATACTCAAATGATTCAGGTTTTTCAAAATCTGATGGGTAATGCGCTTAAATTTAACAATTCAGACGGTGCTGAAATTATAATAGATTCTTATTTGGAAGAAGACGACTATGTTTTTATGGTCAAAGACAACGGAATTGGTATAGATGAGGAGAACATAGACCGTATTTTTCAGGTCTTTCAACGCTTGCACACCCATCGTGAATATGAAGGCACCGGAATTGGATTGTCTATTACCAAAAAAATTGTCGAGCGATACGGCGGTAAAATTTGGGTTACCTCAGAACCCGGAAAGGGCAGTACTTTTTACTTTACCCTTCCGAAAGCCACCCAGTTGACCGAAAAAACCATAGTTGAGCCTGCCTCTCAAACACCGGCTTTGGCGTTGGAACTCATCAATAATAATATAACTGCCATTTGAGTGCTCCTTTTTTACCCTTTACAACTCAACCCCTGCTTTCAATTTATCTGACTGCATTCTGCAAATTCCATTCTTCAAAGCATTTTTCTTTTTAATTAGCAACCGATGTCTATAAGTTTCTCTACACAAACTTTTCGGTTACAGTGCTATTTTTGAAAATTCATACAATATGACTATATTTGTATGATTATTAAAGGTGTTTCTTCTAAAAAAAGCCTTTACCCTTTCCTGCTTCGATCCTGATACAACTTGTTGTTTATGAAAAGTTTGTTTCAAACCTTTTTGAGTGCTATGGTCTTCGGGCTGATTGTCTATTTTGTTTATGTTGTCTATGACGGCAATAAGGATCGTGTGAGTTGGGGGGAAACAAACCAAAAGTTGAGCGATGAGGCAGAAAAGGTTAGTGAGAAATTCGACAAAAACGTCAGAAAGGTTGAAAAAATTTATAATAAAGTTAAAGACGAACTGGAAGAAGGTGAGCCTGACAATACACCTTTGCAACCTGACGGATATTCTGGAGGGGGCGCTGATACTCCTCCTGCCGCTCCCTCTTCCCAACCGGTAAATACCAAACAACCTTCCGGTAAAGGCGATGTCCCTGTAAACACTACCACAACTTCAACAACCCGACCTACATCTCCACCACAAACAACCGGTATCGGCTCGCCCCGGTCTGCCGGCAATTCATCCGATACAACTACTCCTTACGATATTCAATTGGCGATAATAAAGAGCTCTGCTTTTCATCCAAAAAACTACTTGTCTCTGAACGATTTGGGAACAATATATACCGAACCTGCCTCTGATAACCGCACCCGGGTGATTTTGGGTTCTTTTTACGGACGGGTCAGGTCGGAACAAATTCTGGCGATTGCCAAACAACGAGGGTTTAGCGATGCCTTTTTAATTTTGGGCGGTAAAAGCGCGCCGGTTACTCCTGTTGTCAATTACAATACCCGCCGGCTAACTCCCAATAGTTATATGGTTCAACTGGCAGCTATGTACAGTCCACAGGTTAAAAAAATAAAAGACCTCAGCAAGTTTGGCAATGTATATTATGAATATGCTGCCGACCGCGATATTACCAAAATCCTGATTGGTCCTTACGAAACAAAAGACGAAGCAGAAAGAGCCGTAAAAACAGTTCGGCTTAAAGAATATCCTAAAGCGTTTTCCCGCCGCCTTACCGCACAGGACATCAGCAATCTGGAGCAAATCCATTAAAAGACCAAGAAAACGGCATACACAAAATACCACAAATTAATCGCATGTATTTGCTCCCCATTCATATAAAACTTTAAGTTTGCGTAAAATATCAGTAAAAAGTTTTTGAATAGCCGGATACTATATTTATTGCTTACTTTAGCCCCACAAAAGGACATTCTCTTGTTACCGCTACTCTAAACCGATGAATTATGAATCGATGCATTACACTATCGGTCTTCTTGGTTCTTGTATGTTGCTTGCTTCCTCATTTAGCTCTTTGGGCACAGGAAACTTGTACAAATAATCGTTACCTGTCGGAAAACTTTACCGTTACCCGAACCGAAAACATACCTTACGGTAATGCCCCTGCATTGGTTTATCCTCCCTATATCTCAGAAAACAGCACATACAATAAACAGTTGGTGCTCGACTTGTACCTGCCCGATGCCGACACATTAACTAAACGTCCGGCAATTGTGATGGCTTTCGGAGGCGCATTCTTGGTTGGTTGGAAACAACAACCTCAATTGGTTGACTTTTGCAATGCTATGGCAAGGCGTGGTTATGTAGTTGCAGCTATTGACTACCGGTTGGGCTTCAACATTGCCAATACCAACAGCGCCGTAAGAGCGGTATATCGCGCAGCGCAAGACCTGAAGGCTGCCGTTCGCTTCTTAAAACATCATGCAGTCGAGTATGGTATAGATACCAACTATGTGTATGCCGGGGGAAACAGTGCCGGAGGCATCAGCGCCGTTCATTCGGCTTATGTCAGTGAAGTTGAGCGCAATACAAATCCATTGTTAAGTGCCACATTTGGAGGAGGGGGTATATTTAATGCCTGGCCTGATTTGGGATGTACCGAATGTTCCGGAAATAATCTGGGGCAATCCCCTTACAATATATCGGGTTCTCCCGATTTGGTCATCAGCCTTTGGGGTGCAATTGCCGACCTGAATTTTATTCAATCGCCCACCGACCCACCGATTATCTCTTTCCACGGTTTGAACGACAATATCGTACTTCCCGACGGAGGTGCACCATTCAGTTATCCGGTATTTCCTACACTTTACGGTTCTGTCAGTATTGCCGACCGTTGTAATACTGTGGGGGTTTTAAACGAATTGCACACTTTTGATTTTGGCCATGAGGTATGGATTTTGCCCGACGAAGCCCTGTATATCCAGCAAAAAACTGCGGATTTTCTTTATGAATTCCTGAAACCGGCAACTCCCGAAATTTCAGGACCTGTTTCAGCTTGTGCCAACAGCATTGCCACTTACTCCGTACAACCTCATGCCGATCACACCTTTTGCTGGATGATTCAGGGGGGCGATATCCTTACCAATCCTGCCAATAGTCATACCATCACCGTTCAATGGGGCGAAGGCAACGGCAGTGTCAGTGTCAGAAAAATTAACCGCAACCTGTATGAAAGCGATGCTGCCAACCTCGATGTAAACATCATCCTACCTGCAGTTCCTCAAAACTTGTTGATTCCTACTGCCGGATATATTCAAACTACTGCTATCTGGCAACCTGTTCCGGGTGTTGCTTATGAAGTCAGCTATCAACCCACCGGCGGGGATACCTGGACTACACAATACACAACGCTTAACAGCATTAACATTTCCAACCTGCCGGCATGTACCCGCTATGAAATCAGGGTAAGAAGCTATTGCGGGGATACTTATAGCGACTATGCCTACAACAGTTTTACCACCAACTGTATCAGAGCCAAGGTAAAAGTGTTTTTAGAAGGACCTTTCAACCTTTCGACCGGCAACATGAACACGGATTTGCTTAATAGCGGGCTATTGCCCAATGAACAGCCGTACAACCTGCCCCCCTGGAATTATGACGGCAGTGAATGGATTCCTGCCCTCCCGTTTGGTGCTGTGGACTGGGTTTTGATAGAAATAAGAAGCACTTCAGATGTTTCGATAGTTACCGACCGTGCGGCGGGAATACTGATGAGCAACGGAACGGTGAAGGCTTCCGATGGAACAGACGGGGTTTTGTTGCGCAATACTCCAAATGCCGGAAGTTTTTACTTAGTTGTTCGTCATCGAAACCACGCCCCTGTGATGAGCAAAGGTCCGGTCTTGTTGCCCAATGCTTTTGCTTATGATTTTACCCAAAATCCCGCTCAGGTTTTTGGGCCAAACCAACTCCTACAGTTAAGCCCTTCGACCTATGTTTTATATGCTGCCGATTATGAACAAAACGGCATCGTTAATTATACCGACTATAACCTCCTTCAACCCAACTTGGGACAACCCCAAACCGCCTACTCCATTTATGACGGAAATTTAGACGGCTGGATCAACCTCGCCGATTTCGAGCTTTATGCCAAAAACGCCGGATACATCGGAGTCGGCCTGCTCAGATATTAATACCCCCTATACAAGACAACAAAAAGAACATCCGGAAATCCAACCCCTTGTACTAAATCAACTTTTATCTTCACTCATTACACCCGACAAATGTCTTACCCTAACATTATTGACAAAGCGATAAAATTTCTGAAAAAAGTAAAGCCGGACTCGGACATGCCATCATTGCCCGAAGAAAAGCAACTGCCCTTTATTCCTAAAGGAGGAGCATTTTTAACCGGCACAACCGATGCTGCCGATATTTTTGTGCCCGAAGAATGGAACGACGAACAACGCATGATGGCCGCCTCGCTGAAGGAGTTTATCGAGCAGGAGATACACCCCATTTTAGAAGAACTGGACGAACACAAAGACCCGGAAATGTCGCCAAAGCTGCTCGAAAAAGCCGGCGAACTGGGTTTTTTATGTATGGTCATTCCTGAAGAATACGGGGGATTGGATATGGACTTTAACACCAACCTGCTGTTTGGCGAAGTGGGTGCACAGGGGTTTTCGTTTGCCACCACCATTGGCGCGCAAACTTCAATCGGGTCGTTGCCCATCGTGTTTTACGGTACTTCTGAGCAAAAAGCAAAATACCTGCCCGGCATCGGAACCGGAAAACTCAAAGCCGCCTATTGCCTGACCGAACCCGGAGCGGGTTCCGATGCCAATTCGGGAAAAACAAAGGCTATGCTGAATGTTGCGGGCACACACTACCTCCTGAACGGACAAAAAATGTGGATTACCAACGGAGGGTTTGCCGATATTTTCATCGTGTTTGCAAAAATAGATAACGACACCGACTTGTCGGCTTTTATTGTCGAAAAAGCCTTTGGGGGGATTGAGATTGGACCGGAAGAAAAAAAATTAGGCATTAAAGGTTCGTCAACGGTTCAGGTGTTTTTTACCGATTGCCCCGTTCCGAAAGAAAACCTGCTTGGCGGACGCGCCGAAGGATTTAAAATCGCGCTCAATATTCTTAATACGGGAAGGATTAAACTGGCTGCCGGAGCAGTAGGGGGGAGCAAATTTGCTATCGGCAAGTCCATCCAATATGCCAACGAGCGCATACAGTTTGACAAACCCATCTCTACTTTTGGGGCCATACAGCATAAATTGGCCGAAGCAGCAGCCCGTACTTTTGCCGCCGAATCGGCCACTTATCGCATAGGATATAATATTGACCTGAAATGTCGCGAATTAATGGCTCAGGGCGTTGCGCCGCCCCAGGCCAAGTTGCAGGCCATTAAGGAATTTGCCGTTGAATGTTCGATTATGAAGGTTCATGCCTCCG
This is a stretch of genomic DNA from Sphingobacteriales bacterium. It encodes these proteins:
- the mnmG gene encoding tRNA uridine-5-carboxymethylaminomethyl(34) synthesis enzyme MnmG, with amino-acid sequence MFKEYDVIVVGGGHAGCEAAAAAANLGSSVLLITMNMQVIGQMSCNPAMGGVAKGQIVREIDALGGYSGIVTDKTMIQFRMLNLSKGPAMWSPRAQNDRMLFAAEWRHMLEETPNLDFWQDMVTEILVKDKVVSGVKTSLGIEITAKSVVLTNGTFLNGLIHIGEKNFGGGRAGERSATGLTACLNSLGFESGRMKTGTPPRVDGRSLDYSKMEVQEGDYPPGKFSFTETPKLAEQRCCWITYTNKEVHNILHTGFDQSPMFSGRIKGIGPRYCPSIEDKIERFSERERHQIFVEPEGWKTIEIYVNGFSTSLPEDVQYKAMLKIPGFENVRMFRPGYAIEYDYFPPVQLNHTLETKLVSNLFFAGQINGTTGYEEAACQGLMAGINAHQKVHELEPVVLSRSEAYIGVLIDDLINKGTEEPYRMFTSRAEYRILLRQDNADIRLTPLGYKLGLASQERYDRMLLKKNQSESIIKEFLESSISPEEVNQILEEKDTPAIKNKVKLMSLLLRPQIGMSDLVKVPKVLDLLNEYDAEAVEQAEINAKYESYINKEQEMAEKMSRLEAIKLFSDFDYSTLVALSSEAREKLSKIKPLTLGQASRISGVSPSDISVLLIHMGR
- a CDS encoding oligosaccharide flippase family protein, whose amino-acid sequence is MLKKIISASVVYTMLSFFQPLLSLLLQPIYLNWFSNEDYALFSLMNSYSSFVTLISALGIGGGVFTFYYDYHHNKEELDRYIGNVLTFCIWTIGIFSLLIFPFGNFLFSILFTNNDSILFYPYGAIATIGGISAAIVTPFIVFLRNGNNLFAYVTLILITALGGFIGQLVFIVLFKAGITGALWGKTIGSVFGATLVIVKNRKQLFWKPDWSYLKNTLEFMKFSTPASVFAWMYMYVDRFLIERMLNMLLLSVYSLLHVLTSTIELASYAVKNAITPFVFAKLKESETEGTPVNNISIYRFYYLFIVLFASTVVVVVTNIHWLTSNIYYHSIATYVFLYASGYIIGSLIEIGNIYIYYEKKSPKLLMYGLFSISLNVGLNIFLVPVYQLWGVVLASFFARFFTFFAYFIPHRKLLRIFFTRRELALFLLVFMVFAIAHWATVFQFISIGNVGIIQFFIVAIIIISLNRSIPVQVYRFLNSMINFRMQ
- a CDS encoding COX15/CtaA family protein; the protein is MTDKNKRQLGFFLIAALVIIFFQVIIGGVTRLTGSGLSITEWKPVTGTFPPLTAESWQSEFDKYRETPQYHKLNKGMTLSEFKFIYFWEWLHRLWGRIGFLFILAIFAVMLYRKQLDRPAIRHFLVFLFLYLCQGLLGWIMVKSGLVDMPWVSHYRLTAHLLLAVALFSYVLWFISDLLIPEDQRPVNSSLKKFTFLLITLLILQVSYGGFMSGLRAAMYYPSFPDMNGQFVPDTIFSMNPFLLNFTENIATIQFVHRSLAYLLFILIMIFWWKARKISTGQSVFITTVNFLPVLLFIQFALGITVLLLSKYGIPVGFGVAHQAVGLLLLSTVLLVSFQLKKTNGHQSG
- a CDS encoding TIGR00730 family Rossman fold protein yields the protein MKNICVFCGSNTGILKEYKQQTEELGKIIAQRNLKLIYGGGNVGLMGILADTVLGLNGQVVGVIPDFLMRKEVGHTGLNVQIIVQTMHERKQKMAELSDAFIVLPGGIGTMEEFFEIFTWAQLGLHNKPFAILNSGGYYHHLLAFLDLAVEHKFLSAANRNMIITDTEVQSLFTKLDSYQPPSTEKWMEFLQT
- a CDS encoding tetratricopeptide repeat protein yields the protein MSATKRQTCFFGTVVLISLFFSANGFVFANETESKTVLIQASTDSIRKVAVSPRKALLQLSDQGKEFYRNGEYENAFGFFAEALKLAVELNDYEQTLGLLTYLGQISYLLSAHKESLDYFHHALDVGGNNIPQSKKAQIYSGLADTYLALGDYNQALSYQLKSLEIRETLKDEKEIAKSYYGLGSVFFEQKLYSQALDYYKKALEVWKKIDNPQWVLTTLSAIGTTYGSMGKWDQALYFDLEALKLVEKDQNKDVSAMAYILHSAGVNYTDLGDFKNAEDYLFRSYKLAPQTGNQQFESNTLESIGYMYMKSGKYEISIDYFNRALQIATKIGAKSDIAKIKNSLAEAYHKTGNQEAAYQYLKQHATLKDSLLTSEMIDRMNNLQNSYEIQKKEKEVALLTSKNKLKKLYLYFASLGGLALIVLLWLAYGRYKAETKAKYLVEMKNAEIEVQNKKLAVSNSDLEQFAYVASHDLKEPLRMINNYSNLLNKRYQNKIDESGKEFLYYISDAATRMDKLLDGLLEYSRVNRKNLDSKNINLAEVVKTVTNTLQERIKQTKAKVYIGKLPSIQANYTQMIQVFQNLMGNALKFNNSDGAEIIIDSYLEEDDYVFMVKDNGIGIDEENIDRIFQVFQRLHTHREYEGTGIGLSITKKIVERYGGKIWVTSEPGKGSTFYFTLPKATQLTEKTIVEPASQTPALALELINNNITAI